The sequence below is a genomic window from Phoenix dactylifera cultivar Barhee BC4 chromosome 16, palm_55x_up_171113_PBpolish2nd_filt_p, whole genome shotgun sequence.
GAAGTTGGCTATCTCCTAGGTTGTTCTGCATCTGTATTTGGTGATATTGAAGACTAGGTACCTAATTGTTACACTACATCCATCAGTCATAAAAGAGGGAGCAGCAGCTTTGTGCATGAAATGTAGTCAGTTGCTATATTTAAAGGCAGTTTACAGTCTCACAAAGTAGACAGACTAATTGTGAAACTGTCCAGGGAACTGCTATAGTTTAAGGTTTTGATGAGTTAATGTAGTCTTCATAAGGTTGAATGACTTGCCCACATATTTGCTCAAAAACTGATCTGGGTGATTTTGAGGAGGCATGTATTGTAATCGTTGCAAGTTACAAGGAGTTGGATAATGGTAATGTTTGCCAAGTCCATGCACCAGTTCTTCAGTGTTTCATTATTCATACGTTCATTAACGTCTGTagcttaaatttattttagccGTTACAACGTGGTAACGGCCATTGCACCAAACAACACTGTAAGTGAAACGTTGAGATGGTGCATTTCTCGGTATGCTATGGTGGCATGGAGTCTTATGAGAGCATCTAGGTGATCTTAGATAATTGGTAATCTTTATTTCAGAGTAATCCAATCCTTGGTAATCTTTATTTCAGAGTAATCCAATCCCCAATAATCTAAGATCAATGTATTTAGTATGCTATATTCCATTAATTAAAGCTTCAAAGTATCTATGAGTAATCTATTTGATATTTCATATAAATCCAAAATCACTGGTCATATAGTACTAAAATTACTTctgatatattctataaaaatatattaattaattatatatatataattactaatatactaattattaatatattacataaaaatatatttatttttttataaattattaatcctatAATGATATACTAattgttattatagaattaatatttttatacatacttataatatattatttttaatactagtatttattttgattaaaaaaataaggcaaatagaaataatatattaaataatttattatataaatataaagtataataatatatttctattataatttaaaattattattgaataataatatagaaataatatgattaataatatattataatataatatattagaaATACAATgtatataatatcaatataatattatatatattattgatataatatattaatatactaTTTTTTTCTGAATTGAGAAATAATTTCGTACCCAAATTTTACCTCAAGATCATTGCTTCAAAATGTTCTTAGATTTCCGATTTTAAGAATGAATATCACACCGCTAGGTTAGATGGTGATTTAAGAAGGTGGGGTGATTTGAGATCACTGCACTGCACCGTGGGATTACGGGGCAATCAAATATAATAATCTAGTCTTTCGATTATTCTTAATTTTGGGACGGTGACCTAGTACCAAATTCTTAATGGATTCGGATTGTATCTTTCGCGCGAATggaggattcaccttccttcgcgcGAATCTACCGTTGAATCACCCACCGCACAGCTCTCAAAGCGCTTCCAACTGCTCATCCGCCTGCTCTCCCTTCTCGTCTCTCACATATCGATTAGGGTTTTCTCTTCTAATCTTTTGCCAAATCCTCCGATCTCCGCCATTAGAGGACCTTCGCCCTCCTCTTCTTCGTCTCATTAGCCTCTCTTCCAGGTTAGATCCGTTCCCTTTCGTTGTCCTTTCTATCCTTCCATCTTTGGTTCTATTTTTAACCAGTTTCTATGTAAAGATCCCAACTTTTCTAATACGAGATCCCCAAAATTCCTCTTTTTTCAAGATTTTCCTTTCCCTTTGTTTGCCTTTCCTTGTTCATTTCATATTCCTTAAAGTTTCATCTTGTTAAATCTCAGAAATTTTGTTCTTTGTTATCATCTCTCAATCCCGtgaaaaatgaactattgcttATTCTGTCTCGCAGATCGAAGTGCGACTGATTACTCTACTGGATTCTGTGGAAGATGGGGGTTTTGTATCGAGATTCTGGTTCATGTTGTTCCCTGCGAAGGAGTACAAGATTGTGGTTGTGGGTTTCGATAATGCTGGAAAAACCACGGCATTGTATAAGCTACACCTTGGAGAGGTAGTAACCTCCGATCCTACGCTTGGGAGCAACATCTAAGAGGTCGTTTGCAAGACAATATGGTTTGaggtgagaaaaaaaaattgccatTCTTATTTCCTTTCTAATGGTATTTTCTGTGGAGCTGCCTAAATTTGGATTTTGAAGggactcctcctcctctctctctctctctcaatcgcACAAAATGCTCTTTTTTGTCTCGATAGTTTTGTTCAAGATTGGTTCGGTCATTTCTTTTGAGGGTCATGTTTGTATCCTTTCTAGATGCCATGAAACGAGCATGAGTCCTGTTTTAAAAGGAAGCACTGCTCATCTATTAAGCCATAGTTACTGTGGATGTAAAGATCGTTTGCAACATGGAAAGCATATTTGATTTTGGTGAAGTCACTTTGGTTGGGGATTGTGTCTCTGGTGGCTTGTTAGTTGACAATTTGTTCCTTAAATTGTAATTGCAAATCAAACATCAAACATCATACTGTCCATTTTCTAATTTTGCCTAGACTCTGCCCACTTGTAGGGAGCCTTGGAGGATTGCTCCTTGGATGGATGAGCTTGAAATGTGCAGGCTATAAGCTAGGAATCCCTACCCATTAGATGGCCTTTCTCACATCATTTAGTACTAATTCATAGAGTTGACATCAGATTCAGTAccctcactttttttttcttttctatcctTTCTGCTTTGGTGGGGATAATCCAAACAGATTCTAAGCATCACATTACATTACAGGTAGGGCtgtcaacgagccgagccgagcccgagcctgggagagctcggctcgtttcacagaagctcaggctcgggctcggtaacgagctctattttgggctcgagctcgggcttgcttggcaaagcaaaggctCGGGCTTGAACTCGTAATgctcgtttcaattacgagcccgagctcgggctcgataACAAGCTATTTTTCTCTACGTGAttagatttttatgaattatggtgctgaaataagatttttcaATGAAAGActagagctcgtttgggctcgtgagctgctcgggctcgagtgtaaacgagcctcatattgggctcgggctcgtttgactactgagccgagcccgagccgagcttttaccgagccgagcccgagcagctcggctcattaacagccctaATTACAGGATCATGCGATCTGTGTGCAGAACTCCTGTTATTGGTGGTAACTGAACATCTAAGACTGTCGACACCTGAACCAACTAATGGCATCACTCTGAACTTCAATGGATCATACCTTGATAAAAGGTATGATTGTTGGCCTGGCCTACGTCTGGCTGCTTCAATGTTCTAATGAGCTACTATTTGCTGGCAAAATTGAGtgcctattttttttaatattttgataTTGCATTGTGATGACAGCATGTAATGGATTGCAATAGCTAGACAGGGAGTGAAGATTATTATCATTCAAAATGATGTCACTATTTAAATGTTAACATACATACTTAAAGCATAATGTTAATAGTGGTTAGCTATAATGTTATAATAGTTGCTACAAAAACTATGATTTTCACAGAAAAAAGAACTGTGATCTGGGTGGGCAAGAAAGATCGAGGGCCTCGTGGGCAACATTCTATTGAGGTACTCATGCTGTCATTATTGTACTAGACGGCACTGATCGAACCCGGATCTCCATTATGAAAGATGAGCTCTTCAGGTTACTTCAGCATTGGGACCTCGAGCATTCTGTAGTATTGGTCTTTGCAAACAAGCAGGACCTTAGGGATGCCATGTCCCAAGCTCAGATCCCCTATGCACTCTCCCTCCATAGCATCAAGAACCATGACTGGGACATCAGGCCTGCTGTGCTCTCACAGGTGAAGGGCTCTAAATGATGACTGGGATGGATAACTCAGCGAGTCAGGGACAGTCCTGCAAGAACTTAGATTAAAGTTGGGGAGGTTCTTCTCATGTACCATTCCACAGGAGACTTTAAGTTTTTCTTGAGCTGTCGCAGGAGGCTTAAGTTGAAAGTTTAAGAGGCGAGTGTTATTTCCGTATGAGTCAGTGTTTTTCACCCTTTTCTCATTCCAATTCTGCAAATCAAATTATGGTGTATAAAATAAGGAGTTGGTTCGCTTCAAAAGAATTTACACTGTTGCATCGAAAACAAATTCTCTTTCAACACATCTTCTTTTCAAAACCATGCCAACAAGTAGTCTGAAACAATATCTACCAAACAAAAAGTCAAAAATAAGTATCACTGGATCTCCCTTTCAATAAGAATCACAGTATCCAGCACTTGCAGCCATGCAGATCTTGAGGTCCTTCAAACCACCGGTCCCAAGACGGGTTTGCAGGTCCAATTGTTCTGCGATTCCAGAAAAAGAGCAATATTATCAGAGATGGAACAGGAAAGTATACATTATATCTTATTCTATATGGGCACTAGTAAGGCTGAGGCTTTGATGATTACTCTGGAAGCAGAGGATCTGGCCTGCTTTCCACTTCAAGCAGCAATCTGGTTAGATACCAAACTTTAAAATCAGTTCCCTGTAacagtattttaatttttagaagcaTTAATGTCACTTGAAACTCTGCTATTTTACATACTCTTGCAAAGTAGCTGATACTCGTTCCGTTTTCTCAAGCTCTTCCAACTCTTCCTGTTCACAACAATTTTCATTGGACGATTTAGTAAGAAGAATCACAATAGTGCCTTAGAAGATGACAGTTTTTCTCACCATACAAGCTAATCGAATGCCATACAAAATCAGGAGTATTTTCTGTAGTAATCTAGGTACAGATATATGGAGATTATGGAGTGAGAAAAATAAAGCAGGATCCAAGTTCCATGTAACATAGGGGCATTCACATTTTGGTGCATTTAACATTTTCGATATGCTTTCCAGTTTTGCTTGTACATAATAACTTTTATTTCAGATCATCTTGCTAAAATAAATGACAAGCCTTGTTCCATCTATAATTAATTCAAGTGCAGCCCTTTGAAGCCGTAGATGGTTTAGTGCCACCAAACAAATTCCATATATACAGGCGATGGATTTGCTTTATCCTGGGGTACTTGTGCACAACTTTCTAGTTTTTGTATATTCGAATCGAAGTATATACATCGTAGCACTATCATAGAGGCACTAAACGTCAATAAAATGTTTGTCTTTTACAGTAGCACATGTAATGCTTGACTTGGAGAGAATAATAAGTTCCAGCCCCAACAAGTACCTAAGCACACATGCAAGTGTAGGGACTGTGTACAGGCACAACTACAATCGTTTGATCTTATCATATGTTTGGGACAGGTACAAGCGATGCAGGAATATGGATGATATTAAGAGGATATTGGCATATTGGAATCTGATTCTGACAAACATCATCCACCATAGAATAGGGAATAATTAATCGTAAACCCTGGGAACCTAGCTaaggctccccccccccccccccccccccccccaaatagCCAAGTAACCTAGCAACTTGATTTATACAAAGATGGTCCCCTAATGGATCTAAAATTGACTGAACATGATTCCCAAACAACAGGATGGCGGATAAGAATGATTTTATGACTTTAAAAAGACAAGGTATTGAGAGCAAATGATACATTATACAAGCTCGTCTATATGTTTGATTACCTATTCTGACACATTAGATATAGTATATTAAAAAGAGATAGATAGTTTCAAATTTAGGAATATTGTCTGTTGAAAGTGTTTTCAAACAGCCACTAAATTATTTTCAGTTAATTCCATAAAGTTTTAATTATTACAATGGCATAATTAAGTAAAAGGAAGCATTCCCTGTTTGTTATCCCCCTCAGCCTTTTACTTTTTCTCCTTGAGAACCTTGTCCTAAACATTGTCTCCTGATTTCTCTACATGATTTAACTATCTTTCCTGAACAAACACTCCTATTTGACTCAACTTATCATTTTGTTCCATTTCAATCAGTTTTCCGTAATCCAGACTCACACATCTGGCTCCATCTTCGCCTTCTTTACAACCTAGATTATTATTTGTTTGTAAATTGGCCTGAAAAGTTGTGTTATCCAAATTCCATATGTCATCCTGCCATTCCCtcaattgtttttctttttccttttcattgattttattttgttttgcgTGTACTTTAATTCAAGATGCTAAGAAGGAAGACAGAAGAAGCTATTGATCAGAATCATATTTCAAGatgttaaatttaatttttcagatatTCAAGTTtctctattttattattttattccatAAATTAATCTTTTCAATTCCATGTTTGGTACTTTAAAATGTTTCCATCTAATGATGTTTTTCTGAATCTGCTGCGATTTAGAGATATtaattctctctcttccattTATCTAAGTTTCACTGCATCTTATTCTTCTGTTTactgtttcttctttctttaagTGTAACCCTGAAGCTTCTTCCTTTTCATTCTTCAGGATTTGTTTAGAGTTTAAACTCATGAGACTTAAAGTAGATCTCTACATTTTGTAACTACTCACCATAAAATAAGTCAAATAGCAATATCTTTTGCCTTttactttttcatttttctcttttctctgtctatttaatatttatactaCTTGTGTAATAAGACAACAAATTAAAgctgattctttttttttctttttttttgggggggaagGGAGGTGCGAGGAGAGGAGGGTTAGACTTATAATTTTAACAtggtttttattatttattgaaattaaagaaaagcatTAGTGAATATTTTGTAGTACTTTTTGATATGCTTCTCACATGGCCATTTACTAGTATTTGAAAACCtcatatcaagtcattttatatGGCATATCTGGTTTCGTTGCAACCAATTTGTAAGCGTATAAGCGGTCACGTTATagaacaataaaaaaatgataaataacATTGCATATGAATATGTTCCTTAATGGCAAAAATTATAGGAAGTGTCAACATGTGATCCACAGCAATAACAACTTTCTTAGAATTTGACCAACCAAGCTTAGTTCTGCAATGTGCAAATCAAGTTCGGCATGAGTATGCCTACTTGTGTGGCAAAACCTCAGAAATATTCATTTGCATGCAGCCAATCATAAGATAACAAGCAGGTAAGCAAATGTTTAAACAGGGCAATAAACAATCGTGTTCAGCACCTCTCACCAAAACCACCCCCTAACTTTATGAAAAAACCTATGTCCAGTTCATTCGAAAAATGTGAATAGCTTGGCAGTCAGCAGCCTTTTGCAGTCTTGTAATACTGCAGCAACTGAAGAAAATCCAATCTCTACAATGTCACAGGTTCATCAGAATTTGGATCCTCTCTACACAACCATTAAAAGtgaaaaattcctcctctctAGGTCTCCCAAGAATCCATAGATATATGAGAGAAGACTTTGCACATGACAATATCCTATATACAAGCACAACTGTGGAATCTATGGATCTTATCAGCAACAAGACAAGATTTAGACTGCAGCTCAAATCGAAAAGTTTTAAAGAAACACATATGCATCTTGTCAGCAAATCAGTATCTAAACAGCAGAAGCTTCACCTAACCTGTCAATAGATTCATTAATCATCACTCCTGACTATGAAGGCATCAAAATTGTGCTTGGGGGCACGACAGCAGACACTAGGTAAAGTTTGGACATAAAAGCAAGTGTGGGACTTAACAAAACATACTGATAAAGAAGACTTTGTGTTTCTTGACAAATTGCATTTCTGCAAATCTTAGATCAGCATTTCTCCCTCCTCAAAAAGTGTCCATTTTACCTCTCAAATATTCAAATTAATGTGAATTCCATCAAACTAAGCTTTATTGAATTACAATGCATAGCAGCGATGGCGTAGTTCATTATATTGGAAAAGAGGGGAAATGTTGTGCATCCCTTCTGCTTTATGCCTGCTGTCAGTTTTTATATGCAAATTAGTGTCTTCAGAAAAAAAGAGCCAACATAGTCCCATGTTCAGGTAACCTGAATATTTGAAGTTAGAATTCAAGGAGGCTATATGGTAATGACAGCACAACATCgaaatatgttgattgaggTAATTCCTAACTAACAGAAAAGACCAATATTTATCTTTTTACATACTAATATATTGTGATTTTCAAATTGATGTCAGACAAGATGCCTCAGTTTgaattttccttctcttttgtcAGTGTCTGAGTGGAAGTATTGCTGCAATAAGAATCAACCAAAGGGGCATCAAAGAGACTAGAAACTTTGCAGGCGAGCTACCAGCCTGCTGTTACTCTGCAAGATGTTTGAAAAGTTGAGTTGTTTTGGGAGCgcttctctcctctttctcatAAATCCACTTAACCAAACATCCAACCACCATTTCCCTTGTTTCTGTAGCCAATAATCAACAGCTACTAGCATGTCCTTCATCAACTAGTATACTTTTTCTCAACAATTTATTTCCTCACAATCACTACTTGCTCTACCAAGATCAGTGCTTGACAAGATTTCAAATTTATCCAGGGATTGATAAATAGCACTTTTCCAAAATAATGAAGGAACTAATTACTCTCACTCCTTTCTCAGTGAGTTCTCCTATAAATCCATGAGTTTAAGAACCAGTCTGAGACGCCAAGATCAAATTTTTATATTGCTCTTGCAAGAAAACAACTGAAAAAGACAAATTTTGAACATACATATGCGAAGTCCAT
It includes:
- the LOC103716168 gene encoding guanine nucleotide-binding protein subunit gamma 1-like; the encoded protein is MQANGVEESSIDHKPPPPADTRGKHRILAELKRLDQEARFLEEELEELEKTERVSATLQELLLEVESRPDPLLPETIGPANPSWDRWFEGPQDLHGCKCWIL